A region of Theileria annulata chromosome 2, complete sequence, *** SEQUENCING IN PROGRESS *** DNA encodes the following proteins:
- a CDS encoding uncharacterized protein (chr2.C.cand.308 - hypothetical protein), with translation MSIITTFILIIIKIADEVAFSLYHTNKCVRNPSVLSITNISITNSLIPNSSFPKTLYYDRLYNNCFIKADTNQYFNSKIHKTDLFSNQKFVLVHSDNTNNSFNHYNGFLSSDSAHTTSEISSRKKKGSRIKSRRAQEPESAPNNEDFFDYFLKKFNEPENPDELNWKHPMPCAISQMAALQCVKELMPPSSIHKCFEITDDTKLDDIINTKLGPYYNTLSYDMFFKYQKGFYFDMDAGEVVKSEIKPLKIQKPVNAPELECDKAVPTVPMGWRTFVILGLFDTPDSKEDPSELWCSTPLTDGDPPPRVSSGLFKYGEYFNFMASRDAVTPEGLLLYTKDQVPPGEHFTGEKGDMSIIPSGPPEEHKKISKNTYKYMISEDGIWPRKHFENVVESLSSLQALWARLSTTIIKSTSKVIQIFTISNKLNVQEYYKNLKKSPVEYNVGVLYFMAAPTLHHAMAFACSDPVARSNFYKNLLIFEPEDVLRDMLTAKKETDMNNPREYIILGHYSKDQPFHMLNDLMGRFLVRSNCVRSYFNLKSPRKDNIHDLNMPLEQLLPFKEYTSELLKDKRIRNACLNKNYSTPLGDLCIINKFDFDDALEWARRNPYTRAGCYDSLFVTMADEVVFYGENTKFALPVPIPKKLIPSGQEYLPTNRDPLKILCERMKQYSGHVLTVPNQINKFIPKVKEPVQNVKDNLKRRGDRLLITVKKSVLNHFTSENISRLVSSSLKENTEYKLHKSSKYSLVFPSTETITESNKLCDVQTFPYAPFTLDLLIKSLEENAPRELDKPFYARFLQDYVYFSLPEGHFFEPNYKYDNKRFNTGRRGEFETNVGAEQMLLLDEYKIEPMTGFWARKGDYYIFNNNDHLVIAPNRSNTGKEIDPKLLKSILIQDEVFADIVRKGGTKERVDVSNSYSKYDGRLICHLTDEERMKTAYTVSPMNKIYYDFGKKDQLPYCRYFERPIAYGDNHPKTLMRYYPYELYQIQLEFMEKLDKGHVSISEDPLKKLAKGSFNAPVKEHSVSTWEEPDVNLLKEHPPSEAPRDAYDLYRRCRRHRHLKV, from the exons ATGTCGATTATCACaacttttattttaataataataaaaatcgCAGATGAAGTTGCCTTTTCACTATATCACACAAATAAATGTGTTAGAAATCCTTCAGTTCTTTCCATCACAAATATTTCGATAACAAATTCATTGATTCCAAATTCTTCCTTCCCTAAAACACTATATTATGACCGATTGTATAATAACTGTTTTATTAAAGCTGATACAAATCAGTATTTTAACTCTAAAATACATAAAACGGACTTATTCTCCAATCAGAAGTTTGTTTTAGTACACTCAGATAACACTAATAACTCTTTTAATCACTATAATGGGTTTCTTTCATCAGATTCTGCACACACTACTTCTGAAATATCAAGTAGAAAGAAAAAAGGTTCACGCATCAAAAGCCGGCGAGCCCAAGAACCTGAATCAGCACCTAACAATGAAGACTTTTTCGActattttttgaaaaaattcaACGAACCTGAAAATCCAGATGAACTGAACTGGAAACATCCAATGCCATGCGCCATTTCGCAAATGGCTGCACTCCAATGTGTTAAAGAACTTATGCCACCAAGCTCTATACACAAATGTTTTGAAATAACAGATGATACGAAACTAGACGATATCATTAACACAAAACTAGGACCTTACTACAACACTCTGAGTTATGATATGTTTTTCAAGTATCAGAAAGGATTTTATTTCGACATGGATGCAGGTGAGGTTGTCAAAAGCGAAATTAAGCCTCTGAAGATCCAGAAACCTGTAAACGCCCCTGAGTTAGAGTGTGACAAAGCAGTTCCAACAGTACCGATGGGATGGAGAACGTTTGTAATTTTAGGATTATTCGACACGCCCGATTCGAAAG aggACCCCTCAGAGTTGTGGTGTAGTACTCCTCTCACAGACGGAGATCCACCGCCTCGTGTATCTTCAGGTCTCTTTAAATACGGAGAATACTTTAATTTCATGGCGTCAAGGGACGCAGTGACTCCAGAAGGATTGCTTTTATACACAAAGGACCAAGTGCCGCCAGGAGAACATTTTACTGGTGAGAAAGGAGATATGTCAATTATACCATCCGGACCCCCAGAAGAACACAAAAAAATCAGCAAAAAtacatataaatatatgataTCTGAAGACGGGATTTGGCCAAGAAAACATTTCGAAAATGTAGTAGAATCATTGTCATCATTACAAGCACTCTGGGCCAGACTTTCCACAACAATCATTAAGTCAACGTCTAAGGTGATAC AAATTTTCACTATTTCAAATAAGCTTAACGTCcaagaatattataaaaaccTTAAAAAGAGTCCAGTTGAATATAACGTAGGTGTACTATACTTTATGGCAGCTCCAACACTACATCACGCTATGGCTTTTGCGTGTAGCGACCCTGTGGCCAGatcaaatttttataagaatttattgatttttgAGCCTGAAGATGTACTGAGAGATATGTTAACAGCTAAGAAGGAAACAGATATGAATAACCCTAGGgaatatattatactaG gCCACTACTCAAAGGATCAACCATTTCATATGCTAAATGATTTAATGGGAAGATTTCTAGTCCGATCAAATTGTGTTAGATCATACTTTAACCTAAAGAGCCCAAGAAAAGATAATATTCACGATTTAAACATGCCATTAGAACAACTATTACCTTTTAAGGAATATACCAGCGAGCTATTGAAGGACAAAAGGATAAGAAATGCCTGTTTGAACAAGAACTACAGCACACCTCTGGGAGATTTgtgtattattaataagtTTGACTTTGACGATGCACTGGAGTGGGCCAGAAGAAACCCATATACTAGAGCAGGATGCTACGATAGTTTGTTTGTGACAATGGCAGATGAAGTTGTTTTTTATGGCGAGAACACTAAGTTTGCCCTTCCAGTTCCAATCCCGAAGAAACTCATACCTTCAGGACAGGAGTATTTACCCACAAACAGAGACCCActtaaaatattatgtgAAAGAATGAAACAGTATTCAGGACACGTATTAACGGTGCcaaatcaaattaataaatttatccCAAAGGTTAAAGAACCTGTTCAAAATGTTAAggataatttgaaaagaaGAGGCGACCGTCTTTTAATCACTGTTAAAAAGTCAGTATTAAACCACTTTACAAGTGAGAATATCTCAAGATTGGTTTCGTCTTCCCTTAAGGAGAATACTGAGTATAAACTTCACAAGAGTAGTAAATACTCCTTAGTCTTTCCTTCAACGGAAACAATTACAGAGAGTAACAAGTTATGTGATGTTCAAACTTTCCCATATGCTCCATTCACTCTGGATTTGTTGATAAAATCGCTTGAGGAAAATGCACCCCGGGAACTTGATAAACCATTTTATGCAAGATTTCTACAGGattatgtttatttttcGCTCCCTGAGGGTCATTTTTTCGAGCCGAATTATAAATACGATAACAAAAGGTTCAACACTGGACGTCGAGGTGAATTTGAAACCAATGTGGGTGCTGAGCAGATGCTTCTATTGGACGAGTACAAAATCGAACCAATGACAGGCTTTTGGGCTAGAAAAGGCGACTATTACATATTCAATAACAACGACCACCTTGTTATAGCCCCAAATAGATCAAACACCGGCAAGGAAATTGATCCCAAGTTATTGAAGAGTATACTGATACAGGACGAGGTTTTCGCAGATATTGTAAGAAAGGGTGGAACTAAAGAAAGAGTTGATGTATCAAATTCCTACAGTAAGTATGATGGAAGACTTATATGTCACTTGACTGATGAGGAGAGAATGAAAACAGCTTATACTGTCTCTCctatgaataaaatttattacgATTTCGGTAAAAAAGATCAACTACCATATTGCAGGTATTTTGAAAGGCCAATTGCTTATGGTGATAACCACCCAAAAACTTTGATGCGCTATTATCCCTATGAACTGTACCAAATCCAGCTTGAATTTATGGAAAAACTTGATAAGGGTCATGTATCGATTTCTGAGGACCCTCTGAAAAAGCTGGCTAAAGGTAGCTTTAATGCTCCCGTTAAAGAACATAGTGTTTCTACTTGGGAGGAGCCTGACGTTAACCTGCTTAAGGAACACCCTCCTTCTGAAGCTCCTCGTGATGCCTATGATCTCTATAGAAGATGTAGACGCCACAGACACTTAAAAGTCTaa
- a CDS encoding uncharacterized protein (chr2.cand.202 - WD40 repeat protein) — MRIERLSNCCGSRGNLSAVDFQPCSNQNTTQRIATSGGTYVQIWSLSKGEEGIQPVPVKCVLLYTFKDHSPYDVMTVRWSPNGQYLASTDSGGITNIYKRNDKKTEIMENVVKSKLSGQPSEIPMTFTESKQVKKYTIKYDGTDKSVNTSSGVPRISINPKNVQIESKEVKMDNFNLLSHDNLEGNLESWYTFAKFSCPHNMGQLFDISWAPDNRSIIGGGMNGQVIVFDIHTKEIVAKFDALEKSSDTSSGRGYIKSVSWDPMTLFVAVQSSNKEISIWRRSPPLPPGSPMKWTFKRVLHQNDFSEKTNTDVLGGSRMSWAPNGKNVVFPNSSSDNYNFSTCFQINHNISCYSHIFNKSNYDKNTAQYYFDTSEHEVDDEPILLKGHNTRIRNVRFSEDIMKPIHDVQNNVRYLLLAQSSDDNMLSFWRFRLNSNSIVDVECICVINNLLDEQSSIEDLSWGDFGRSLAVASSQGGLILIQFTYEEMGVKFHSNRIIGLNLTEMKQPSPEFFTYSEYVNNISDEPLEQPSAGLNVNSNNNLNNKSKTLSEFSENRQIDLNGYITNLIFNWNKNEQNYNTHLLKIFCEFSYRMCMLLFYYYRSYLYALNFNYNENSIFVPRKRPITPSDIYNVKYYDTFYLFNFTIESESKINQTKRRNKTKKPKTTQIMEDMIKDVWLDMDYTSENTLVTNYWNNIEETVEVPLENESNNANLSPLNSNSKTGTPVAKIDKQTKNTSKYSRSEKSKLNRSDSSNSLNLDLSRKFSDYNSILTFPVVKTKMCFSVDSKKMLVINFLNTTSETMSSVTCVNESDYKIKWMQYLKSGYITHMDYFGDLLVVLTQKIDDNCKVSITIFDTNEGTVKLNESEFGDEPVCLFSTLRWTGTYFLFLTTTLQLRILEYDFPNNLTVFSEFSLKDTQSEEIQKIELLNTTKNYERIMNQKLKHNEECLFRTNVKSSEENIVAIVYKKNKNVSIFVKGYKELELNLDHMTLNNNSFDEELNNFTLDSLVRMFKEDFNNGLYGHIQFDGSLSSIIETLRSDYNVIKETESNCDVLQDLKMRLLTCLSIGSVWEYLMYLYEYYKELFKSMELVSVLELTSGLYKSLLGYLKETAESETLKTLEIYDFTKYFNIAPYCLLPVRQVVMPNLNIIYKFLNPEMDLNSQKFEYLLELSGKCNCLNIKVFNSFSPRLDYNPEDAACLSEKLVEFFKDVRMWENSLEF; from the exons atgagaATTGAGAGATTAAGCAACTGTTGTGGTTCAAGAGGGAATTTAAGCGCAGTGGACTTTCAACCATGCTCAAACCAGAATACCACGCAAAGAATCGCAACATCAGGAGGGACATACGTACAGATATGGTCATTGTCAAAAGGAGAAGAAGGAATTCAGCCAGTTCCAGTCAAATGTGTATTGCTGTACACCTTCAAAGACCACTCACCGTACGATGTAATGACTGTTAGATGGTCACCAAACGGACAATACCTAGCAAGCACAGATTCAGGTGGAATAACAAACATTTACAAGAGAAATGATAAGAAAACAGAAATCATGGAAAACGTAGTGAAATCAAAACTTTCGGGACAACCGTCAGAGATTCCAATGACATTTACTGAATCAAAGCAAGTTAAGAAATATACAATCAAATATGACGGAACAGATAAATCAGTTAACACAAGCTCTGGAGTACCAAGAATTTCAATAAACCCTAAAAACGTACAGATTGAATCGAAGGAAGTGAAGATGGATAACTTCAACCTGTTAAGCCATGATAACCTTGAAGGGAATCTTGAATCGTGGTATACATTCGCAAAATTTTCATGCCCACATAACATGGGACAGCTGTTTGACATTAGCTGGGCGCCAGATAATCGCAGCATCATAGGAGGAGGAATGAACGGGCAAGTAATCGTATTCGACATCCACACAAAGGAAATAGTGGCTAAGTTTGACGCACTTGAAAAGTCATCAGATACATCGTCAGGAAGAGGATATATCAAGAGTGTATCCTGGGATCCAATGACACTGTTTGTGGCAGTACAAAGTAGTAATAAGGAAATATCAATTTGGAGGAGATCACCGCCACTACCGCCAGGTTCGCCAATGAAGTGGACTTTTAAAAGAGTACTACATCAGAATGATTTCTCAGAAAAAACAAATACCGATGTTCTGGGAGGATCAAGAATGTCATGGGCGCCAAACGGGAAGAACGTAGTCTTCCCAAATTCATCATCAGACAACTATAACTTCTCCACGTGTTTCCAAATAAACCACAACATCTCATGTTACTCACACATTTTTAACAAATCAAACTACGATAAAAATACAGCACAGTACTACTTTGATACATCAGAACACGAAGTGGACGATGAACCGATATTGTTGAAAGGACACAACACAAGGATTAGAAACGTAAGATTCTCAGAAGATATAATGAAACCAATTCACGACGTACAAAACAATGTAAGATATCTTTTGCTGGCACAATCAAGCGATGATAATATGCTTTCATTCTGGAGGTTCAGACTGAACTCAAACTCCATAGTTGATGTCGAGTGTATATGTGTAATAAATAACCTATTAGATGAGCAATCAAGTATAGAGGATTTGTCATGGGGGGATTTTGGTAGGTCGCTAGCAGTGGCCTCAAGCCAAGGAGGCCTTATACTGATCCAATTCACGTATGAAGAAATGGGAGTAAAATTCCATAGTAATAGAATCATTGGACTAAACCTAACTGAAATGAAGCAACCATCACCAGAATTTTTCACATACTCGGAATAcgttaataatatttctgaTGAACCGCTAGAACAGCCAAGTGCAGGACTAAATGTCAACTCgaacaataatttaaacaataaatctaaaactTTAAGTGAATTCTCAGAAAACAGGCAGATAGACTTAAATGGATATATAACGAATCTGATATTTAACTGGAATAAAAATGAACAAAATTACAATACACACCTGCTGAAAATTTTCTGTGAATTTTCATACAGGATGTGCATGctattgttttattattatcgATCATATTTATATGCACTAAACTTTAATTACAATGAAAATAGTATTTTCGTGCCAAGAAAAAGACCAATAACACCCTCAGATATCTATAATGTAAAGTACTATGACACGTTCTACCTGTTTAACTTCACAATTGAAAGTGAATCGAAGATTAACCAAACAAAAAGGAGAAACAAGACAAAGAAACCAAAAACTACACAAATAATGGAAGATATGATAAAAGATGTCTGGTTAGACATGGATTATACATCAGAGAATACATTGGTTACAAATTACTGGAATAACATAGAAGAAACAGTAGAAGTTCCATTAGAAAATGAATCAAATAATGCAAACTTGAGCCCATTGAATTCTAACTCAAAAACAGGAACTCCAGTGGCtaaaattgataaacaAACAAAGAATACATCCAAGTACTCAAGGTCAGAAAAATCTAAGCTTAACAGATCAGATAGTTCTAACTCACTGAATCTTGATTTGTCGAGGAAGTTTTCCGACTATAATAGTATTCTGACGTTCCCAGTTGTCAAGACTAAAATGTGCTTTTCAGTAGATTCAAAAAAGATGCTCgtaattaattttttgaacACAACGTCTGAAACGATGAGCTCAGTCACCTGTGTAAACGAATCAGactataaaattaaatggatGCAATATTTAAAGAGCGGATACATAACACACATGGATTATTTTGGGGATTTATTAGTGGTTTTAACCCAGAAAATCGATGACAACTGCAAGGTCAGCATTACAATATTTGATACAAACGAAGGAACGGTTAAGCTTAATGAATCTGAGTTTGGGGATGAACCCGTTTGTCTATTTTCTACACTAAGATGGACTGGAACttattttctatttctAACAACTACACTACAACTTAGAATCCTAGAATACGATTTTCCTAACAATCTAACAGTATTCTCAGAGTTTAGCTTAAAAGATACTCAAAGTGAGGAGATACAAAAGATAGAGCTCTTGAACACAACCAAAAATTATGAAAGAATAATGAACCAGAAGCTAAAACATAACGAAGAATGCTTGTTCAGAACTAATGTTAAGAGTAGTGAAGAAAATATAGTGGCGATAGTGTacaaaaaaaataaaaatgtgaGTATATTTGTAAAAGGGTACAAGGAATTGGAACTTAATTTAGATCATATGacactaaataataattcttttGATGAAGAACTTAACAATTTCACACTTGATTCACTCGTGAGAATGTTTAAGGAGGATTTTAACAATGGACTGTATGGTCACATACAATTCGACGGCTCATTATCAAGCATAATAGAAACATTAAGAAGCGATTACAACGTCATTAAAGAAACTGAAAGTAATTGTGATGTTTTACAGGATTTAAAGATGAGGCTCCTGACATGCTTGTCAATAGGTAGTGTATGGGAGTATTTGATGTACCTTTATGAGTATTATAAGGAACTATTCAAGTCGATGGAACTAGTATCAGTGTTGGAACTTACAAGTGGTTTATATAAGTCATTATTAGGATATTTGAAAGAAACCGCTGAATCTGAAACCCTCAAAACATTAGAAATATACGATTTTACAAAGTATTTCAACATTGCGCCATACTGTCTCCTGCCTGTTAGGCAAGTTGTCATGCCTAACCTGAACATTATTTACAAGTTTTTAAATCCAGAGATGGACTTAAATTCACAGAAGTTTGAATATCTTTTGGAACTGTCTGGAAAGTGTAATTGTTTGAATATTAAGGTTTTCAATTCGTTCTCACCAAGGCTAGATTACAATCCTGAGGATGCCGCATGTTTGTCCGAG AAACTTGTGGAGTTTTTCAAAGATGTTAGAATGTGGGAGAATTCACTCGAGTTTTAG
- a CDS encoding uncharacterized protein (chr2.cand.201 - hypothetical protein, conserved, pf14_0717), with protein sequence MSIEPFIGTKISLISKVGIRYEGSLHSLNTDDSTIVLKDVRSMGTEGRSTTTEVPPSTKVHDFVVFRGEDVTDILVNETQISNDDNKFDDPAIFKTYKEDEFLVHGSKPRFETKKENKSFLKEVGIAMNSEDKYKNNETYKSLVNDMNDVPNDFDKELETFQFDTLEDLDPSLFPINKPTKTNKSNDENLRQDSSCNKEKENSKTEFKVFYDKKSFYDNLSHEKKLSKSDLKEEHMKQREIDIATFGRMSIRNWHSRNHSFRGRKHNNSNQFNVKAGWERRDPTHNRNSENL encoded by the exons ATGTCCATCGAACCTTTTATTGGAACTAAAATTTCACTCATTTCAAAAGTAGGGATCAGATATGAAG GCTCTCTGCATAGTTTAAATACGGATGATTCCACAATAGTATTGAAGGATGTTCGCTCTATGGGAACAGAAGGAAGATCAACAACTACAGAAGTACCACCATCAACCAAAGTCCACGattttgttgtttttagag GTGAGGATGTAACTGATATACTTGTTAATGAAACACAAATATCAAATGATGATAACAAATTTGATGATCCAgcaatttttaaaacatacAAAGAAGATGAATTCCTTGTACATGGATCAAAACCCAGATTTGAAACAAAAAAAGAAAACAAATCGTTTCTAAAAGAAGTTGGTATCGCAATGAATTCCGAAGataaatacaaaaataacGAAACATATAAATCATTAGTGAATGACATGAACGATGTGCCAAATGATTTTGATAAGGAGTTGGAAACGTTTCAATTCGATACCCTGGAAGATCTAGACCCGTCCTTATTTCCAATTAATAAACCaacaaaaacaaataagtcaaatgatgaaaatcTAAGACAAGATTCATCATGTAATAAAGAAAAGGAGAATTCAAAAACTGAATTTAAAGTGTTTtatgataaaaaatcattCTACGATAATCTGTCACACGAAAAAAAACTTTCAAAG agTGACCTAAAGGAGGAACATATGAAACAAAGAGAAATCGACATAGCAACATTTGGGAGAATGAGCATTAGAAATTGGCATAGTAGAAACCATTCATTCAGAGGAAGAAAACATAATAATTCAAATCAATTTAATGTTAAGGCAGGTTGGGAAAGAAGAGATCCAACACATAATAGAAATAgtgaaaatttataa
- a CDS encoding uncharacterized protein (chr2.C.cand.309 - hypothetical protein), with protein sequence MDFGDDPRSHHNDDELSDNDQELNKLNKKPFDDVKFDFETTKDLNKDLHLLPNLNRKEDHHTPVCKPDGMLIGQDNPFFKEENYAKKNLPPNLKYDVIGPLGTEPNPDIDTYPLHTSKKNTPDFPSFDFNKPNFGPGNPGSFGRFF encoded by the exons ATGGATTTTGGCGATGATCCACGATCCCATCATAATGATGATGAACTATCTGACAATGACCAGGAActaaataaactaaataaaaagCCATTTGATGATGTAAAATTCGATTTCGAa ACTACTAAAGACTTAAATAAGGACCTTCATCTTCTACCTAATTTAAACCGCAAAGAAG atCATCATACTCCTGTATGCAAACCTGATGGAATGCTTATTGGTCAGGACAATCCTTTCTTTAAAGAAGAAAACTACGCTAAAAA gaaCCTTCCTCCAAATTTGAAGTATGATGTTATTGGTCCTTTAGGAACCGAACCTAATCCAGATATTGATACCTATCCACTACACACATCAAAAAAGAATACACCAGATTTTCCAAGTTTTGATTTCAACAAACCCAATTTTGGTCCGGGGAATCCTGGAAGTTTTGGGCGATTTTTctga
- a CDS encoding RNA modification (pseudouridylation) protein TruB family member, putative (all_bases.cand.1494 - PF01509 TruB family pseudouridylate synthase (N terminal domain)), producing the protein MQLFLKCFLYIFFHLNNFVESFTEKSYKPNGLLNVYKPYGVSSTYVCNKIKSIIEDNFPKNKRLKIRVGHGGTLDKYTEGVLAIGIGEGTKMLENYLKGDKEYICTGTFGFETDTNDILVSLTKIIVDQGKTIYTANWEYITDELLGKAIRSLKGFQVQESPTYSGFFILK; encoded by the exons atgcAGTTATTTCTTAAATGTTTTTTGTATATCTTTTTCCATCTAAACAATTTTGTTGAATCTTTTACGGAAAAATCATACAAACCAAATGGATTACTGAACGTTTATAAGCCTTACGGAGTATCCTCTACATACGTATGTAACAAAATAAAGAGTATAATAGAAGATAATTTTCCAAAAAACAAACG tttaaAGATAAGAGTGGGTCACGGAGGAACTCTAGATAAATATACGGAAG GAGTCCTTGCAATTGGAATAGGAGAAGGGACTAAAATGCTCGAAAACTATCTTAAAG gAGACAAAGAGTATATATGTACTGGGACTTTTGGGTTTGAAACCGATACAAATGACATTCTTGTTAgtttaacaaaaataattgtGGATCAGGGTAAAACAATCTACACGGCTAATTGGGAATACATAACAGACGAATTGCTTGGAAAGGCTATAAGAAGTCTTAAAGGGTTCCAGGTCCAAGAATCACCTACATATTCAGGtttctttattttaaaataa